From one Rhizobium sp. CIAT894 genomic stretch:
- a CDS encoding pyruvate, water dikinase regulatory protein produces the protein MENRTNFFHLHLISDSTGETLISAGRAASAQFRSAQPIEHVYPLIRNRKQLLPVLQAIDDAPGIVLYTIVDRELASLIDERCIEMGVASVNVLEPVMNAFQIYLGAPSRRRVGAQHVMNAGYFARIEALNFTMDHDDGQMPDDYNDADVVIIGISRTSKTPTSIYLANRGIKTANIPIVYGVPLPESLFIASKPLIVCLIATTDRISQVRENRVLGATQGFDREHYTDRAAISEELKYARSLCARHNWPLIDVTRRSIEETAAAIVALRPKLR, from the coding sequence GTGGAGAACAGAACGAACTTCTTTCATCTGCATCTGATTTCTGACTCAACGGGAGAGACTCTGATCTCGGCCGGTCGAGCCGCATCGGCCCAGTTCAGATCCGCTCAGCCGATCGAACATGTCTATCCGCTGATCCGCAACCGCAAACAGCTGCTGCCGGTTCTGCAGGCGATCGACGATGCACCGGGCATCGTGCTCTATACGATCGTCGATCGGGAGCTCGCGAGCCTGATCGACGAACGCTGCATCGAAATGGGCGTGGCCTCGGTGAATGTGTTGGAGCCGGTCATGAATGCCTTCCAGATCTATCTCGGCGCCCCGTCGCGCCGTCGGGTCGGCGCCCAGCATGTGATGAATGCCGGCTACTTCGCGCGTATCGAAGCGCTGAATTTTACTATGGATCACGACGACGGTCAGATGCCGGACGATTACAACGATGCCGATGTCGTCATCATCGGCATCAGCCGCACGTCGAAAACACCGACCAGCATCTACCTCGCCAACCGCGGCATCAAGACGGCAAACATTCCGATCGTCTATGGCGTGCCGTTGCCGGAGAGCCTGTTCATTGCGAGCAAACCGCTGATCGTCTGCCTGATCGCCACCACCGACCGCATTTCCCAGGTGCGGGAAAACCGGGTGCTCGGGGCGACGCAGGGTTTTGATCGCGAACATTATACCGACCGCGCCGCGATCTCCGAGGAGCTGAAATATGCCCGCTCGCTCTGCGCCCGCCACAACTGGCCGCTGATCGACGTTACTCGCCGCTCAATCGAGGAAACAGCCGCGGCAATCGTTGCCCTGCGCCCGAAGCTGCGCTAA
- a CDS encoding Maf-like protein, with protein sequence MIPKIILASSSPFRRMLMENAGLSFEAHAANIDERAVEAPLEKAGATPDAVALVLAKAKAEEVSGRFPDSLVIGSDQTMSLGDRVFHKPKDMAEAASHLHALSGTTHRLNSAVAIVSDGVVLWQHLAHAELTMRPLAADFIARHLARVGDRALSSVGAYQLEGEGIQLFERIEGDYFTILGLPMLPLLKKLRDLGAIDG encoded by the coding sequence ATGATACCCAAAATCATCCTTGCATCATCGAGCCCCTTTCGGCGGATGCTGATGGAAAATGCCGGTCTGTCCTTCGAGGCGCATGCCGCCAATATCGATGAAAGAGCGGTCGAAGCCCCGTTGGAAAAAGCCGGGGCAACGCCGGATGCCGTCGCTCTCGTCCTGGCCAAGGCCAAGGCCGAGGAGGTCAGCGGCCGCTTTCCGGACAGTCTGGTGATCGGTTCGGATCAGACGATGTCGCTTGGCGACCGCGTCTTCCACAAGCCGAAGGACATGGCCGAGGCGGCGAGCCACCTTCACGCCCTTTCGGGAACAACCCACCGCTTGAACAGCGCCGTCGCGATCGTCAGCGATGGCGTGGTTCTGTGGCAGCATCTCGCCCATGCCGAGCTGACGATGCGGCCGCTGGCGGCGGACTTCATTGCCAGGCACCTGGCGCGCGTCGGGGACAGGGCGCTTTCCAGCGTCGGCGCCTATCAGTTGGAGGGGGAAGGCATTCAGCTCTTCGAGAGAATCGAGGGTGATTATTTCACCATTCTCGGCTTGCCGATGCTGCCGCTCTTAAAAAAATTACGAGACCTCGGAGCAATCGATGGGTGA